A single genomic interval of Acidobacteriota bacterium harbors:
- a CDS encoding sodium-dependent transporter gives MAAQVDSQIDSARAGAGKVRLHWTGRFGFILAAAGSAVGLGNIWKFPYITGVYGGGAFVLVYLGSVVLVGLPLMIAEFIIGRRAQENPVGAFQRLHRKGSPWQLVGWLGVASGFVILSFYSIVAGWAIAYVFKSIVGFQGTAGEITGQFDQLVASPGWSIFWHTAFMASLVGIVIGGVQKGIERWSKILMPALFAILVGLMLYGLLATQGGGKALAFLFKPDFHKLTAEAVLSALGHAFFTLSLGMGAMITYGSYMDRKARIVRDAVVISVLDTLVALLAGLAIFALVFSYNLEPGMGPGLIFRTLPVLFAETGPAISVPFFVLLVFAAVSSGISLLEVVVSYFVDERGWGRKSATLIMGFVIYVFGLVSAVSVLQIPFRGQQQGFLDVFDFISTNYMLPVGGLLTCLYVAWMVKDNVRAEEFGSSGPLYRSLRFVLRYITPVAVLIVLLHGLELLPFIDYSR, from the coding sequence GTGGCAGCTCAGGTCGACTCGCAGATTGACAGTGCACGGGCAGGCGCCGGGAAGGTTCGTCTTCACTGGACCGGCCGTTTCGGGTTCATTCTTGCCGCTGCCGGGTCCGCAGTCGGACTTGGTAACATCTGGAAATTCCCGTACATCACCGGCGTGTACGGCGGCGGCGCGTTTGTGCTGGTCTACCTGGGTTCGGTGGTCCTCGTGGGCTTGCCCTTGATGATCGCCGAGTTCATTATCGGCCGGCGCGCCCAGGAAAATCCGGTCGGAGCCTTTCAGCGGCTGCACCGAAAGGGATCTCCATGGCAGCTGGTCGGCTGGCTGGGAGTAGCGTCCGGGTTTGTCATTCTGTCCTTTTACAGCATCGTGGCCGGCTGGGCAATCGCTTACGTGTTCAAATCGATCGTGGGATTCCAGGGGACGGCCGGAGAAATCACGGGGCAATTCGATCAGTTGGTGGCGTCGCCCGGCTGGTCGATCTTCTGGCATACGGCCTTCATGGCCTCGCTGGTCGGCATTGTCATCGGAGGTGTCCAGAAGGGGATTGAGCGCTGGTCAAAGATACTCATGCCGGCCCTGTTCGCCATTCTTGTCGGGCTGATGCTATACGGGCTCCTTGCAACCCAGGGCGGCGGAAAAGCCCTTGCCTTTCTGTTCAAGCCCGATTTTCATAAACTGACCGCCGAGGCCGTGCTTTCGGCACTGGGGCATGCCTTCTTCACCCTTTCGCTCGGCATGGGGGCCATGATCACGTACGGCAGTTACATGGACAGAAAGGCGCGAATTGTACGTGACGCCGTTGTGATCTCGGTGCTGGACACGCTGGTGGCGCTGCTGGCCGGGCTGGCCATTTTCGCCCTCGTTTTCAGCTACAACCTCGAGCCGGGTATGGGGCCGGGGCTGATTTTCCGCACTCTGCCGGTGTTGTTTGCCGAAACCGGCCCGGCAATATCCGTGCCCTTCTTCGTGCTGCTGGTCTTTGCCGCCGTCAGCTCAGGCATTTCGCTGCTGGAAGTGGTGGTCTCGTACTTCGTCGACGAACGCGGCTGGGGACGAAAATCCGCAACCCTCATCATGGGGTTTGTCATATACGTGTTCGGGCTGGTCAGCGCCGTATCGGTGTTGCAGATTCCGTTTCGTGGACAGCAACAGGGATTCCTGGACGTGTTCGATTTCATCTCGACCAACTACATGCTGCCCGTCGGCGGCCTCCTCACCTGCCTGTACGTAGCCTGGATGGTAAAAGACAACGTCCGCGCCGAAGAGTTCGGCTCCTCCGGGCCGCTCTATCGCTCCCTGCGCTTCGTCCTTAGGTACATCACACCGGTAGCCGTGCTGATCGTGTTGCTTCACGGACTTGAATTGCTCCCCTTCATCGACTACAGCCGGTGA